A DNA window from Brassica napus cultivar Da-Ae chromosome C1, Da-Ae, whole genome shotgun sequence contains the following coding sequences:
- the LOC106362523 gene encoding ribosome-binding factor PSRP1, chloroplastic-like codes for MSWDGPLASVKLIIQGKNLERQLIKQHVEEKVGKAVQKHSHLVREVDVRLSVRGGEFGKGPRILRCEVTLFTKKHGVVRGEEDAETVYACIDLVREPVIEPVVEDVSDSRPGEEEDDLIKEIVRTKYFEMPPLAVAEAVEQLELVAHDFYGFQNEETGAINIVYKRREGGYGLIIPKKDGKSEKVEPLPTEQLNERSIA; via the exons ATGTCGTGGGACGGTCCTCTCGCCTCCGTCAAGCTAATCATCCAAGGCAAAAACCtcgag AGGCAATTAATTAAGCAGCATGTTGAGGAGAAAGTGGGGAAAGCTGTTCAGAAACACAGCCATCTCGTCAGGGAAGTTGATGTAAGACTCTCGGTTCGTGGAGGAGAGTTTGGTAAAGGACCAAGGATCCTTAGATGCGAG gTAACACTGTTTACAAAGAAGCATGGAGTTGTGCGCGGTGAGGAAGATGCTGAGACGGTGTACGCTTGTATCGACTTG GTAAGAGAGCCAGTGATTGAGCCGGTTGTTGAGGACGTTTCTGACTCGAGACCGGGAGAAGAGGAGGATGATTTGATCAAGGAG ATTGTCCGTACCAAATACTTTGAGATGCCACCATTGGCCGTGGCTGAAGCAGTGGAGCAGCTGGAGTTAGTCGCTCACGATTTCTACGGATTCCAAAATGAAGAAACTG GTGCGATAAACATAGTGTACAAGAGAAGAGAAGGAGGATACGGTCTGATAATCCCTAAGAAAGATGGCAAGTCTGAGAAAGTTGAGCCGCTTCCAACCGAGCAATTGAATGAACGCTCTATCGCTTAG